One part of the Ornithorhynchus anatinus isolate Pmale09 chromosome 21, mOrnAna1.pri.v4, whole genome shotgun sequence genome encodes these proteins:
- the LOC114806112 gene encoding bladder cancer-associated protein: MYCLQWLLPVLLIPKPLNPALWFSHSVFMAFYLLSFLLERKPCTICSLVFLAALFLLCYSCWGSCFLLHCPGSPLPQLAHDPGIVAT, translated from the coding sequence atGTACTGCTTGCAGTGGCTGCTGCCCGTCCTCCTGATCCCTAAGCCGCTCAACCCGGCCCTGTGGTTCAGCCACTCGGTGTTCATGGCCTTCTACCTCCTGAGCTTCCTCCTGGAGCGGAAGCCCTGCACCATCTGCTCCCTGGTCTTCCTGgcggccctcttcctcctctgctacAGCTGCTGGGGAAGCTGCTTCCTGCTCCACTGCCCGGGCTCCCCGCTGCCCCAGCTGGCCCACGACCCCGGCATCGTGGCCACCtga
- the SRC gene encoding proto-oncogene tyrosine-protein kinase Src isoform X3, with protein MGSSKSKPREPAQRRRSSLEVPDGAHPAPAAAAAPGQPAGHDPQRAPNPAFGAGAPESKLFGGFDASDAVASPQRAGPLAGGVTTFVALYDYESRTETDLSFRKGERLQIVNSTEGDWWLAHSLTSGETGYIPSNYVAPSDSIQAEEWFFGKITRRESERLLLNPSNPRGTFLVRESETTKGAFCLSVSDFDNAKGLNVKHYKIRKLDSGGFYITSRTQFSSLQQLVGYYSKHADGLCYRLAGVCPTAKPQTQGLAKDAWEIPRESLRLEVKLGQGCFGEVWMGTWNGTTRVAIKTLKPGTMSPEAFLQEAQVMKKLRHEKLVQLYAVVSEEPIYIVTEYMNKGSLLDFLKGDMGKYLRLPQLVDMAAQISSGMAYVERMNYVHRDLRAANILVGENLVCKVADFGLARLIEDNEYTARQGAKFPIKWTAPEAALYGRFTIKSDVWSFGILLTELTTKGRVPYPGMVNREVLDQVERGYRMPCPPECPESLHELMGQCWRPDPEERPTFEYLQSFLEDYFTATEPQYQPGENL; from the exons ATGGGGAGCAGCAAGAGCAAGCCCAGAGAGCCGGCCCAGCGGCGCCGCAGCAGCCTGGAGGTGCCCGACGgggcccaccccgcccccgccgccgccgccgcccccgggcagCCCGCCGGCCACGACCCCCAGCGCGCCCCCAACCCGGCCTTCGGCGCCGGCGCGCCCGAGTCCAAGCTCTTCGGCGGCTTCGACGCCTCGGACGCGGTCGCGTCCCCGCAGCGGGCCGGGCCGCTGGCAG GGGGAGTGACCACCTTCGTGGCCCTGTACGACTACGAGTCCCGGACGGAGACGGACCTGTCCTTCCGCAAAGGGGAGCGGCTGCAGATCGTCAACAGCAC GGAGGGAGACTGGTGGCTGGCCCACTCGCTCACCAGCGGGGAGACGGGCTACATCCCCAGCAACTACGTGGCCCCGTCCGACTCCATCCAGGCCGAGGA GTGGTTCTTCGGCAAGATAACGAGGCGAGAGTCCGAGCGTCTTCTGCTCAATCCCAGCAACCCCCGGGGCACCTTCCTGGTGCGGGAGAGCGAGACCACCAAAG GTGCCTTCTGCCTTTCCGTCTCCGACTTCGACAACGCCAAGGGGCTGAACGTGAAGCACTACAAGATCCGCAAGCTGGACAGCGGCGGCTTCTACATCACCTCGCGCACGCAGTTCAGTAGCCTGCAGCAGCTCGTCGGCTACTACTCCA agcaCGCGGACGGCCTGTGCTACCGGCTCGCCGGCGTCTGCCCGACGGCCAAGCCGCAGACCCAGGGCCTGGCCAAGGACGCCTGGGAGATTCCCCGCGAGTCCCTGCGCCTCGAGGTCAAGCTGGGCCAGGGCTGCTTCGGGGAGGTGTGGATGG GGACGTGGAACGGGACCACGCGCGTGGCCATCAAGACGCTGAAGCCCGGCACCATGTCGCCGGAGGCCTTCCTGCAAGAGGCGCaggtgatgaagaaactgaggcacgagaagctGGTGCAGCTGTACGCCGTGGTGTCCGAGGAGCCCATCTACATCGTCACCGAGTACATGAACAAGG gCAGCCTGCTGGACTTCCTCAAGGGGGACATGGGCAAGTACCTGCGGTTGCCCCAGCTGGTGGACATGGCGGCTCAG ATCTCGTCCGGCATGGCCTACGTGGAGCGGATGAACTACGTCCACCGCGACCTGCGGGCCGCCAACATCCTGGTCGGCGAGAACCTCGTGTGCAAGGTGGCCGACTTCGGGCTGGCGCGGCTCATCGAGGATAACGAGTACACGGCCCGGCAAG GGGCCAAGTTCCCGATCAAGTGGACGGCGCCGGAGGCGGCCCTGTACGGCCGCTTCACCATCAAGTCGGACGTGTGGTCCTTCGGCATCCTGCTGACCGAGCTGACCACCAAGGGCAGAGTCCCTTACCCGG GGATGGTCAACCGGGAGGTGCTGGACCAGGTGGAGAGAGGGTACCGCATGCCCTGCCCGCCCGAGTGCCCGGAGTCGCTGCACGAGCTCATGGGGCAGTGCTGGCGGCCGGACCCCGAGGAGCGGCCCACCTTCGAGTACCTGCAGTCCTTCCTGGAGGACTACTTCACCGCCACCGAGCCCCAGTACCAGCCCGGCGAGAACCTatag
- the SRC gene encoding proto-oncogene tyrosine-protein kinase Src isoform X1 — protein MGSSKSKPREPAQRRRSSLEVPDGAHPAPAAAAAPGQPAGHDPQRAPNPAFGAGAPESKLFGGFDASDAVASPQRAGPLAGGVTTFVALYDYESRTETDLSFRKGERLQIVNSTRKVDVSNTWFKFRWLQREGDWWLAHSLTSGETGYIPSNYVAPSDSIQAEEWFFGKITRRESERLLLNPSNPRGTFLVRESETTKGAFCLSVSDFDNAKGLNVKHYKIRKLDSGGFYITSRTQFSSLQQLVGYYSKHADGLCYRLAGVCPTAKPQTQGLAKDAWEIPRESLRLEVKLGQGCFGEVWMGTWNGTTRVAIKTLKPGTMSPEAFLQEAQVMKKLRHEKLVQLYAVVSEEPIYIVTEYMNKGSLLDFLKGDMGKYLRLPQLVDMAAQISSGMAYVERMNYVHRDLRAANILVGENLVCKVADFGLARLIEDNEYTARQGAKFPIKWTAPEAALYGRFTIKSDVWSFGILLTELTTKGRVPYPGMVNREVLDQVERGYRMPCPPECPESLHELMGQCWRPDPEERPTFEYLQSFLEDYFTATEPQYQPGENL, from the exons ATGGGGAGCAGCAAGAGCAAGCCCAGAGAGCCGGCCCAGCGGCGCCGCAGCAGCCTGGAGGTGCCCGACGgggcccaccccgcccccgccgccgccgccgcccccgggcagCCCGCCGGCCACGACCCCCAGCGCGCCCCCAACCCGGCCTTCGGCGCCGGCGCGCCCGAGTCCAAGCTCTTCGGCGGCTTCGACGCCTCGGACGCGGTCGCGTCCCCGCAGCGGGCCGGGCCGCTGGCAG GGGGAGTGACCACCTTCGTGGCCCTGTACGACTACGAGTCCCGGACGGAGACGGACCTGTCCTTCCGCAAAGGGGAGCGGCTGCAGATCGTCAACAGCAC GAGGAAAGTGGACGTCAG CAACACCTGGTTCAAATTCAGATGGCTCCAAAG GGAGGGAGACTGGTGGCTGGCCCACTCGCTCACCAGCGGGGAGACGGGCTACATCCCCAGCAACTACGTGGCCCCGTCCGACTCCATCCAGGCCGAGGA GTGGTTCTTCGGCAAGATAACGAGGCGAGAGTCCGAGCGTCTTCTGCTCAATCCCAGCAACCCCCGGGGCACCTTCCTGGTGCGGGAGAGCGAGACCACCAAAG GTGCCTTCTGCCTTTCCGTCTCCGACTTCGACAACGCCAAGGGGCTGAACGTGAAGCACTACAAGATCCGCAAGCTGGACAGCGGCGGCTTCTACATCACCTCGCGCACGCAGTTCAGTAGCCTGCAGCAGCTCGTCGGCTACTACTCCA agcaCGCGGACGGCCTGTGCTACCGGCTCGCCGGCGTCTGCCCGACGGCCAAGCCGCAGACCCAGGGCCTGGCCAAGGACGCCTGGGAGATTCCCCGCGAGTCCCTGCGCCTCGAGGTCAAGCTGGGCCAGGGCTGCTTCGGGGAGGTGTGGATGG GGACGTGGAACGGGACCACGCGCGTGGCCATCAAGACGCTGAAGCCCGGCACCATGTCGCCGGAGGCCTTCCTGCAAGAGGCGCaggtgatgaagaaactgaggcacgagaagctGGTGCAGCTGTACGCCGTGGTGTCCGAGGAGCCCATCTACATCGTCACCGAGTACATGAACAAGG gCAGCCTGCTGGACTTCCTCAAGGGGGACATGGGCAAGTACCTGCGGTTGCCCCAGCTGGTGGACATGGCGGCTCAG ATCTCGTCCGGCATGGCCTACGTGGAGCGGATGAACTACGTCCACCGCGACCTGCGGGCCGCCAACATCCTGGTCGGCGAGAACCTCGTGTGCAAGGTGGCCGACTTCGGGCTGGCGCGGCTCATCGAGGATAACGAGTACACGGCCCGGCAAG GGGCCAAGTTCCCGATCAAGTGGACGGCGCCGGAGGCGGCCCTGTACGGCCGCTTCACCATCAAGTCGGACGTGTGGTCCTTCGGCATCCTGCTGACCGAGCTGACCACCAAGGGCAGAGTCCCTTACCCGG GGATGGTCAACCGGGAGGTGCTGGACCAGGTGGAGAGAGGGTACCGCATGCCCTGCCCGCCCGAGTGCCCGGAGTCGCTGCACGAGCTCATGGGGCAGTGCTGGCGGCCGGACCCCGAGGAGCGGCCCACCTTCGAGTACCTGCAGTCCTTCCTGGAGGACTACTTCACCGCCACCGAGCCCCAGTACCAGCCCGGCGAGAACCTatag
- the SRC gene encoding proto-oncogene tyrosine-protein kinase Src isoform X2 → MGSSKSKPREPAQRRRSSLEVPDGAHPAPAAAAAPGQPAGHDPQRAPNPAFGAGAPESKLFGGFDASDAVASPQRAGPLAGGVTTFVALYDYESRTETDLSFRKGERLQIVNSTRKVDVREGDWWLAHSLTSGETGYIPSNYVAPSDSIQAEEWFFGKITRRESERLLLNPSNPRGTFLVRESETTKGAFCLSVSDFDNAKGLNVKHYKIRKLDSGGFYITSRTQFSSLQQLVGYYSKHADGLCYRLAGVCPTAKPQTQGLAKDAWEIPRESLRLEVKLGQGCFGEVWMGTWNGTTRVAIKTLKPGTMSPEAFLQEAQVMKKLRHEKLVQLYAVVSEEPIYIVTEYMNKGSLLDFLKGDMGKYLRLPQLVDMAAQISSGMAYVERMNYVHRDLRAANILVGENLVCKVADFGLARLIEDNEYTARQGAKFPIKWTAPEAALYGRFTIKSDVWSFGILLTELTTKGRVPYPGMVNREVLDQVERGYRMPCPPECPESLHELMGQCWRPDPEERPTFEYLQSFLEDYFTATEPQYQPGENL, encoded by the exons ATGGGGAGCAGCAAGAGCAAGCCCAGAGAGCCGGCCCAGCGGCGCCGCAGCAGCCTGGAGGTGCCCGACGgggcccaccccgcccccgccgccgccgccgcccccgggcagCCCGCCGGCCACGACCCCCAGCGCGCCCCCAACCCGGCCTTCGGCGCCGGCGCGCCCGAGTCCAAGCTCTTCGGCGGCTTCGACGCCTCGGACGCGGTCGCGTCCCCGCAGCGGGCCGGGCCGCTGGCAG GGGGAGTGACCACCTTCGTGGCCCTGTACGACTACGAGTCCCGGACGGAGACGGACCTGTCCTTCCGCAAAGGGGAGCGGCTGCAGATCGTCAACAGCAC GAGGAAAGTGGACGTCAG GGAGGGAGACTGGTGGCTGGCCCACTCGCTCACCAGCGGGGAGACGGGCTACATCCCCAGCAACTACGTGGCCCCGTCCGACTCCATCCAGGCCGAGGA GTGGTTCTTCGGCAAGATAACGAGGCGAGAGTCCGAGCGTCTTCTGCTCAATCCCAGCAACCCCCGGGGCACCTTCCTGGTGCGGGAGAGCGAGACCACCAAAG GTGCCTTCTGCCTTTCCGTCTCCGACTTCGACAACGCCAAGGGGCTGAACGTGAAGCACTACAAGATCCGCAAGCTGGACAGCGGCGGCTTCTACATCACCTCGCGCACGCAGTTCAGTAGCCTGCAGCAGCTCGTCGGCTACTACTCCA agcaCGCGGACGGCCTGTGCTACCGGCTCGCCGGCGTCTGCCCGACGGCCAAGCCGCAGACCCAGGGCCTGGCCAAGGACGCCTGGGAGATTCCCCGCGAGTCCCTGCGCCTCGAGGTCAAGCTGGGCCAGGGCTGCTTCGGGGAGGTGTGGATGG GGACGTGGAACGGGACCACGCGCGTGGCCATCAAGACGCTGAAGCCCGGCACCATGTCGCCGGAGGCCTTCCTGCAAGAGGCGCaggtgatgaagaaactgaggcacgagaagctGGTGCAGCTGTACGCCGTGGTGTCCGAGGAGCCCATCTACATCGTCACCGAGTACATGAACAAGG gCAGCCTGCTGGACTTCCTCAAGGGGGACATGGGCAAGTACCTGCGGTTGCCCCAGCTGGTGGACATGGCGGCTCAG ATCTCGTCCGGCATGGCCTACGTGGAGCGGATGAACTACGTCCACCGCGACCTGCGGGCCGCCAACATCCTGGTCGGCGAGAACCTCGTGTGCAAGGTGGCCGACTTCGGGCTGGCGCGGCTCATCGAGGATAACGAGTACACGGCCCGGCAAG GGGCCAAGTTCCCGATCAAGTGGACGGCGCCGGAGGCGGCCCTGTACGGCCGCTTCACCATCAAGTCGGACGTGTGGTCCTTCGGCATCCTGCTGACCGAGCTGACCACCAAGGGCAGAGTCCCTTACCCGG GGATGGTCAACCGGGAGGTGCTGGACCAGGTGGAGAGAGGGTACCGCATGCCCTGCCCGCCCGAGTGCCCGGAGTCGCTGCACGAGCTCATGGGGCAGTGCTGGCGGCCGGACCCCGAGGAGCGGCCCACCTTCGAGTACCTGCAGTCCTTCCTGGAGGACTACTTCACCGCCACCGAGCCCCAGTACCAGCCCGGCGAGAACCTatag